A window of Clostridium botulinum BKT015925 contains these coding sequences:
- a CDS encoding GTP pyrophosphokinase, with translation MAVRKWNEFRIPYEQAVEELKVKFKSIRREYRRKNENSPIEFVTGRVKELSSMLEKANKFSIPIERVEYELEDIAGIRIMCQFVDDIYRVVDLIRKRKDMQIIYEKDYITDVKASGYRSYHIIVKYPVNMADGVKEILAEFQIRTLAMNFWATVEHSLNYKYKQKIPEGIKGKLKSAADAAFKLDTEMLEIKDEIMDAQKLFEVKSSLVSDIMNNIFALISSGRTVEADSFQNQLNDVVSEGEVFELNNLLKATERSLKMYK, from the coding sequence ATGGCGGTTAGAAAATGGAATGAATTTCGAATACCCTATGAACAAGCTGTAGAGGAATTAAAGGTTAAATTTAAAAGTATTAGAAGAGAATATAGAAGAAAAAATGAAAATTCACCTATTGAGTTTGTAACAGGTAGGGTTAAAGAATTATCTAGTATGCTTGAAAAAGCAAATAAATTTAGTATACCTATTGAACGTGTTGAGTATGAGTTAGAGGATATAGCAGGAATTAGAATAATGTGTCAATTCGTTGATGACATATATAGAGTTGTTGATTTAATTAGGAAAAGAAAAGATATGCAAATAATATATGAAAAAGACTATATAACAGATGTTAAGGCAAGTGGATATAGAAGTTATCATATAATTGTTAAATATCCTGTAAATATGGCTGATGGAGTTAAAGAGATACTAGCTGAGTTTCAAATAAGAACACTTGCTATGAATTTCTGGGCAACAGTTGAGCATTCATTAAACTATAAATATAAGCAAAAAATACCAGAAGGAATAAAAGGAAAACTTAAAAGTGCAGCGGATGCAGCTTTTAAACTAGATACAGAAATGCTAGAAATAAAGGATGAGATAATGGACGCTCAAAAATTATTTGAGGTGAAATCAAGTCTAGTATCTGATATTATGAATAATATTTTTGCATTAATATCTTCTGGAAGAACAGTTGAAGCTGATTCTTTTCAGAATCAATTAAATGATGTTGTATCGGAAGGTGAAGTTTTTGAATTAAATAACCTTCTTAAGGCAACAGAAAGAAGTTTAAAGATGTATAAGTAA
- the leuS gene encoding leucine--tRNA ligase: MGNYGTSVDKKWQKKWEESGLNNFDENAPGEKLYVLEMFSYPSAAKLHAGHWFNYGPTDSWARFKKMNGYNVFQPMGFDAFGLPAENFAIKTGVHPQDSTMKNIENMEEQLKSMGAMFNWDHEIVTCLPDYYKWTQWVFLKLYEKGLAYRKNAPVNWCPSCNTVLANEQVIDGHCERCDSEVEKKALTQWFLKITDYADELLEKLDELDWPEKTKSMQKHWIGKSKGAEVTFKVENSDITFDVFTTRVDTLNGVTYVVLAPENELVDTLTTDDNKEAVNAYKIEAQKQSEIERQSSTREKTGVFTGSYAINPINGKKVPIWVGDYVLATYGTGCVMAVPAHDERDFAFATKYDLPIVRVIEGGDSLPFTEYGPLVNSGDFDGLSSDKAKEAIVKKLQEQSLGNWKVNYRLRDWLVSRQRYWGAPIPVVYCDKCGTVTIPESQLPVELPYNIEFTPDGKSPLAKSEEFLHTTCPKCGGHATRETDTLDTFVCSSWYYLRYVDNNNSEKAFDIDKVNKMLPVDKYVGGPEHACMHLLYARFITKALRDMGYLNFDEPFKSLTHQGLILGPDGLKMSKSKGNTIAPDDYIKEFGADVFRMYLMFGFAYSEGGAWSDDAIKSMGRFIDKVERLLDDARTELNNSKNTKTTMEKSEKELNYARHYAIQHVTEDTDKFQFNTAIARIMEYTNSLSKYLNEENVNIEFLKEALCDYVKLLAPFTPHFSEEQWELLGNTPSIFTSSWPVFDPKALIKDEVEIAIQILGKIKARMNIATNLTEDEIKEAALNNETIKELLEGKNVMKIIVVKGRLVNIVAK, from the coding sequence ATGGGAAACTACGGAACATCAGTAGACAAAAAATGGCAAAAAAAATGGGAAGAATCAGGATTAAACAATTTTGATGAGAATGCTCCAGGTGAAAAACTATATGTACTTGAAATGTTTTCTTACCCATCAGCAGCAAAATTACATGCTGGTCATTGGTTTAATTATGGACCTACAGATTCTTGGGCTAGATTTAAAAAAATGAATGGATACAATGTATTCCAACCTATGGGATTTGATGCATTTGGACTTCCAGCTGAAAACTTTGCAATTAAAACAGGAGTTCATCCGCAAGATTCTACAATGAAAAATATAGAAAACATGGAAGAACAATTAAAATCTATGGGAGCTATGTTTAATTGGGATCATGAAATAGTAACTTGTCTTCCTGATTACTATAAATGGACTCAATGGGTATTTTTAAAATTATATGAAAAAGGTCTTGCATATAGAAAAAATGCTCCTGTAAATTGGTGCCCTAGCTGTAATACCGTTTTAGCTAACGAACAGGTTATAGATGGTCATTGTGAAAGATGTGATTCTGAAGTTGAAAAAAAAGCATTAACTCAATGGTTCTTAAAAATAACTGATTATGCTGATGAGCTTTTAGAAAAATTAGATGAATTAGATTGGCCTGAAAAAACTAAGTCAATGCAAAAACACTGGATTGGAAAATCAAAAGGTGCAGAAGTAACTTTTAAAGTTGAAAATTCTGATATAACTTTTGATGTATTTACTACAAGAGTAGACACTTTAAATGGTGTTACTTATGTTGTATTGGCACCTGAAAATGAACTTGTTGATACTCTTACTACAGATGATAATAAAGAAGCTGTAAATGCATATAAAATAGAAGCTCAAAAACAATCAGAAATCGAAAGACAATCTTCAACAAGAGAAAAAACAGGAGTATTTACAGGCTCATATGCTATTAACCCTATAAACGGGAAAAAAGTTCCAATATGGGTTGGTGACTATGTACTTGCAACTTATGGTACTGGTTGCGTAATGGCAGTTCCAGCACACGATGAACGTGACTTTGCTTTTGCAACTAAATATGACCTTCCTATAGTTAGAGTTATAGAAGGTGGAGATTCTCTTCCTTTCACTGAATATGGTCCTCTAGTTAATAGTGGAGATTTTGATGGTTTATCTTCAGATAAAGCTAAAGAAGCTATAGTTAAAAAACTACAAGAACAAAGCCTTGGAAATTGGAAAGTAAACTATCGACTTCGTGATTGGCTTGTATCAAGACAAAGATATTGGGGAGCTCCAATTCCTGTTGTTTATTGCGATAAATGCGGAACTGTAACTATACCTGAAAGTCAATTACCAGTAGAACTTCCTTATAACATAGAATTCACTCCAGATGGTAAATCACCATTGGCTAAAAGTGAAGAATTTTTACATACTACCTGTCCTAAATGTGGTGGTCATGCTACTCGTGAAACTGACACATTAGATACTTTTGTATGTTCTTCATGGTACTATTTAAGATATGTAGACAATAATAATTCTGAAAAAGCCTTTGATATAGATAAGGTTAATAAAATGCTTCCAGTAGATAAATATGTTGGTGGACCAGAACATGCTTGTATGCATCTTCTTTATGCAAGATTTATTACAAAAGCTCTTAGAGATATGGGCTATTTAAACTTTGACGAACCATTTAAATCTCTTACTCACCAAGGATTAATCTTAGGACCAGACGGTCTTAAAATGAGTAAGTCTAAAGGAAATACTATAGCTCCAGATGATTATATAAAAGAATTTGGTGCAGATGTATTTAGAATGTACTTAATGTTTGGTTTTGCTTACTCTGAAGGTGGTGCTTGGTCAGATGATGCTATAAAATCTATGGGAAGATTTATAGATAAGGTCGAAAGACTTTTAGATGATGCTAGAACAGAGCTTAATAATTCCAAAAATACAAAAACAACTATGGAAAAATCCGAAAAAGAATTAAACTATGCAAGACATTACGCTATACAACATGTTACTGAAGATACAGATAAATTCCAATTTAACACTGCTATTGCGAGAATAATGGAATATACAAACTCTTTATCAAAATATTTAAATGAAGAAAACGTAAATATAGAATTCTTAAAAGAAGCTTTATGCGATTATGTAAAACTTCTAGCTCCTTTTACTCCTCATTTCTCCGAAGAACAATGGGAACTTTTAGGAAATACTCCTTCAATATTTACTTCTTCTTGGCCAGTATTTGATCCTAAAGCTTTAATTAAAGACGAAGTAGAAATAGCTATCCAAATACTTGGTAAAATAAAAGCTAGAATGAACATAGCAACTAATCTTACAGAAGATGAAATAAAAGAAGCTGCTCTTAATAATGAAACTATTAAAGAATTACTTGAGGGCAAAAATGTCATGAAAATAATAGTTGTTAAAGGTAGACTTGTAAATATAGTTGCAAAATAA
- the rpsA gene encoding 30S ribosomal protein S1, with the protein MEKDTLQETSMEEMMKAIDETMKPIYSGDIVEGEVISVSTNEVLVNIGYINDGIIKKNEICNEDEDINNFIKQGDKIEVFIVKLNEGEGNVVLSKKKADIARTWRNLNNAFKNNTVLEVKVAEVVKGGVIAYINGIRGFIPASQISISFVKDLTSFVEKVLKVKVIEFDEKKNKVVLSGKEVELKERQNKKEKVLDSLKNGEKRTGIVRRLAKFGAFVDLGGVDGLIHNSDLSWKRVNDPSEVVKVGDKVEVYVLKFDKEKGKIALSLKDIEEDPWNNIITKHKVNDIVEGKVVKLLDFGAFVEIEAGVEGLVHITEITDEHIGKPSEVLNIGDKVKVKILEINKEDKKIALSIKEAENRISEKIEKYNDEDEGNFAFADLLKNFKF; encoded by the coding sequence ATGGAAAAAGATACACTACAAGAAACATCAATGGAAGAGATGATGAAAGCAATTGATGAGACTATGAAACCGATTTATAGTGGGGATATTGTAGAGGGGGAGGTAATATCTGTATCTACAAATGAGGTTTTAGTTAATATCGGCTATATAAATGATGGAATTATAAAGAAAAACGAAATATGTAATGAAGACGAAGATATAAATAATTTTATAAAGCAGGGAGATAAAATAGAAGTATTTATAGTTAAATTAAATGAGGGAGAAGGAAATGTTGTTTTGTCAAAGAAAAAAGCAGATATAGCTAGAACATGGAGAAATTTAAATAATGCTTTTAAAAATAACACTGTATTAGAAGTAAAAGTAGCTGAGGTAGTTAAAGGGGGAGTAATAGCGTATATTAATGGCATAAGAGGATTTATACCAGCATCTCAAATATCAATTTCTTTTGTTAAGGATTTAACTTCTTTTGTAGAAAAAGTACTAAAGGTAAAGGTAATTGAATTTGATGAAAAGAAAAATAAAGTTGTTTTATCTGGAAAAGAAGTTGAATTAAAAGAAAGACAAAATAAAAAGGAAAAAGTATTAGATTCTCTTAAAAATGGAGAAAAAAGAACTGGTATTGTAAGACGACTTGCAAAGTTTGGAGCATTTGTAGATTTAGGTGGAGTAGATGGATTAATCCATAATTCAGATTTATCATGGAAAAGAGTAAATGATCCTTCAGAAGTAGTGAAAGTTGGAGATAAAGTAGAGGTTTATGTACTTAAATTTGATAAGGAAAAGGGAAAGATTGCATTAAGTTTAAAAGATATAGAAGAAGATCCTTGGAATAATATAATTACAAAACACAAAGTTAATGATATAGTTGAAGGAAAAGTTGTAAAACTTTTAGATTTTGGTGCTTTTGTTGAAATTGAAGCAGGGGTAGAAGGATTAGTGCATATTACAGAAATAACTGATGAACATATTGGAAAGCCTTCTGAAGTTTTAAATATCGGAGATAAAGTAAAAGTTAAAATATTAGAAATAAATAAAGAAGATAAAAAAATTGCATTATCAATTAAAGAGGCTGAAAATAGGATTTCAGAAAAAATTGAAAAATATAATGATGAAGATGAAGGAAATTTTGCTTTTGCAGATTTATTAAAGAATTTTAAGTTTTAA
- a CDS encoding J domain-containing protein, with protein sequence MRNPYEVLEINENATEEEIKQSFRKLARKYHPDQYGDNPLRDLAEEKMRELNEAYDYLTKNHVNHNSNNQNSDFGNFTKSMSFDEIRMYINKGDLVYAESQLHNITDHNSEWNYLMGVINLQKGWYDAAFNYISIACRLNPYNNEYTNTLRMLQNKNQSFRQEYNNTRGNDSDFCNCCAKLYCLDCLCECCGGDLISCC encoded by the coding sequence ATGAGAAATCCATATGAAGTTCTTGAAATAAATGAAAATGCAACAGAAGAAGAAATAAAACAATCTTTTAGAAAATTAGCTCGAAAATACCATCCAGATCAATATGGAGATAATCCCCTACGCGATCTTGCTGAAGAAAAAATGCGTGAATTAAATGAAGCTTATGATTATCTTACTAAAAACCATGTAAATCATAATTCAAACAATCAAAATTCTGATTTTGGTAATTTCACAAAATCAATGTCTTTTGATGAAATAAGGATGTACATTAACAAAGGTGATCTTGTTTATGCCGAATCTCAACTTCATAACATTACAGATCATAACTCTGAGTGGAATTATCTAATGGGTGTAATTAACTTACAAAAAGGCTGGTATGATGCAGCATTTAACTATATAAGTATAGCATGTAGATTAAATCCATATAATAATGAATATACAAATACTTTAAGAATGCTTCAAAACAAAAATCAATCTTTTAGACAAGAATATAATAATACTCGCGGAAATGATTCAGATTTTTGTAATTGTTGTGCAAAACTATATTGTCTTGATTGTCTATGCGAATGTTGTGGTGGTGATTTAATTTCTTGTTGTTAA
- a CDS encoding class IV adenylate cyclase — MNEIETRIIDIDVSNIREKLINIGAIKVKQEEQINNIFDFPNRELLKEKGYARIRIVSDQLKNKNLYYMTTKKLLSQEKYKVMDENEVEINNPIEGENIFKSLGLKLFESIKKYRESYKYKNTLIEIDINEKSFCPFPYIEIETSIEEELKEIVTLLGYTMEDTTSKTIYQIIEERKNK; from the coding sequence GTGAATGAAATTGAAACTAGAATAATAGATATCGATGTATCTAACATTAGAGAAAAACTGATAAATATCGGTGCCATTAAAGTTAAACAAGAAGAACAAATTAATAATATATTTGATTTTCCAAATAGAGAACTTTTAAAAGAAAAAGGATATGCAAGAATTAGAATAGTAAGTGATCAATTAAAAAATAAAAATTTATATTACATGACTACAAAAAAACTTTTAAGTCAAGAAAAGTATAAAGTAATGGATGAAAATGAAGTAGAAATCAATAATCCTATTGAAGGAGAAAATATCTTTAAATCTTTAGGTCTTAAATTATTTGAATCAATAAAAAAATATAGAGAAAGTTATAAATATAAAAATACACTTATAGAAATAGATATAAATGAAAAAAGCTTTTGTCCTTTCCCTTATATAGAAATTGAAACTTCTATTGAAGAAGAACTAAAAGAAATTGTTACACTTTTAGGATATACCATGGAAGATACAACGTCCAAAACTATCTATCAAATAATTGAAGAAAGAAAAAATAAATAA
- a CDS encoding nucleoid-associated protein, giving the protein MEYINDISINEAVIHILDNNADEPILNEYKLDLNDETYNFLTKHIQKCFKDEELKYAIFNDERNIVKDISQEFLSQECDFLEASKELAKQMFILMRSKGSIASCDLVIVHISTEYGSMIGIMKMDYIKNYFHNIEVVDNKIGINIIPQYTGLPGGGQRIQKCAFIKPISDENSFDLMVIDKQTKNKKSEEYGSNYFISNYLGCKVINNERDITKSFLETAEKWTRTNLKENAEAQEEVRNSIKKKLKEEEEFNVQEIAEDLFENDTVVKESFINYVKEEGGVDKVEVDKEWVEKKFKRIRLKIDKDIDLYLNEDAYSDNSRFEIKRNGDGTINMVIKHISNYIEK; this is encoded by the coding sequence GTGGAATATATAAATGATATTAGTATAAATGAAGCTGTAATACATATTTTAGATAATAATGCAGATGAACCCATTTTAAATGAGTATAAGTTAGATTTAAATGATGAAACATATAATTTTTTAACTAAGCATATTCAAAAGTGTTTTAAAGATGAAGAGTTAAAATATGCGATTTTTAATGATGAGAGAAATATAGTTAAGGATATATCTCAAGAATTTTTAAGTCAAGAATGTGATTTTTTAGAAGCATCTAAAGAACTTGCAAAGCAAATGTTTATACTTATGAGGTCAAAGGGAAGTATTGCCTCATGTGATTTAGTTATAGTGCATATATCTACAGAATATGGTTCTATGATTGGAATAATGAAAATGGACTATATAAAAAATTATTTTCATAACATTGAAGTTGTTGATAATAAGATAGGTATTAATATAATACCTCAATATACTGGACTTCCAGGAGGAGGACAAAGGATACAAAAATGTGCGTTTATTAAGCCTATTAGTGATGAAAACTCATTTGACCTTATGGTAATAGATAAACAAACTAAAAATAAAAAAAGTGAGGAATACGGATCCAATTATTTTATAAGTAATTATTTAGGATGTAAAGTAATAAATAATGAAAGAGATATTACTAAAAGCTTTTTAGAAACAGCAGAAAAATGGACCAGAACAAATTTAAAAGAAAATGCAGAGGCACAAGAAGAAGTTAGAAATTCAATTAAAAAGAAGTTAAAAGAAGAAGAAGAATTTAATGTGCAAGAAATAGCTGAAGATTTATTTGAAAATGATACTGTTGTTAAAGAAAGTTTTATAAACTATGTTAAGGAAGAAGGAGGAGTTGATAAAGTAGAGGTAGATAAGGAATGGGTAGAAAAAAAGTTTAAAAGAATACGACTTAAAATTGATAAGGATATAGATTTATATTTAAATGAAGATGCGTATAGTGATAATAGTAGATTTGAGATAAAGAGAAATGGTGATGGAACTATAAATATGGTTATAAAACATATTTCTAACTATATAGAAAAATAA
- the fba gene encoding class II fructose-1,6-bisphosphate aldolase — protein sequence MALVTTKEMFKKAYEGNYAIGAFNMNDMEILQGIVEAAKEEKSPVIIQVSKGALTYAGPKYIRALVEAASEDTGIDMALHLDHGPDLETIKVCVENGFTSVMFDGSHYDYEENVRKTKEVVDYAHAHGVVVEAELGVLAGVEEDVQSDVHIYTDPDQAVDFVNRTGCDSLAIAIGTSHGAFKFEGEAELKFDILEEIQRKLPGFPIVLHGASSVDSEVVKICNDFGGNIPSKAKGVPADMLRKAASMAVCKINVDTDLRLALTAGIRKALGENPAEFDPRKYLGPGRELIKGLVKKKITNVLGSSNTL from the coding sequence ATGGCATTAGTAACAACTAAGGAAATGTTTAAAAAGGCTTATGAAGGAAATTATGCAATTGGAGCATTCAACATGAACGATATGGAAATACTTCAAGGTATCGTTGAAGCTGCAAAAGAAGAAAAATCTCCTGTAATAATCCAAGTATCAAAAGGCGCATTAACTTACGCTGGTCCTAAATATATAAGAGCTTTAGTAGAAGCTGCATCTGAAGATACTGGTATAGACATGGCTCTTCACCTAGATCACGGTCCTGATCTTGAAACTATAAAAGTTTGTGTAGAAAATGGATTTACTTCTGTAATGTTCGATGGTTCTCATTATGATTATGAAGAAAACGTAAGAAAAACTAAAGAAGTTGTTGATTATGCACATGCTCACGGAGTAGTTGTTGAAGCTGAACTAGGAGTTCTTGCTGGAGTTGAAGAAGATGTTCAAAGTGATGTACACATATACACTGATCCAGATCAAGCTGTAGATTTTGTAAATAGAACTGGTTGTGATTCTCTTGCTATAGCTATTGGAACTAGCCACGGTGCATTCAAGTTCGAAGGAGAAGCTGAATTAAAATTTGATATTTTAGAAGAAATTCAAAGAAAATTACCTGGATTCCCTATCGTTCTTCATGGTGCTTCTTCAGTTGATTCTGAAGTTGTTAAAATATGCAACGATTTTGGTGGAAATATCCCATCTAAAGCAAAGGGTGTTCCAGCAGATATGTTAAGAAAAGCAGCTTCTATGGCAGTATGTAAAATAAATGTTGATACTGACTTAAGACTTGCTTTAACTGCTGGTATTAGAAAAGCATTAGGCGAAAACCCAGCTGAATTTGACCCAAGAAAATACTTAGGACCTGGAAGAGAATTAATCAAAGGTTTAGTTAAGAAAAAAATAACTAACGTTCTTGGATCAAGTAATACACTTTAA
- a CDS encoding DUF4363 family protein, producing the protein MKNIFTSFVIFVLLIITISISIHYLNTKYYYYSDKIDSLEELVSKDDWNKAYDSSLSFLKNWEKDSKMATAYIHHVHVESISSELLQLTQYIKYQDKVESLASIHEIKFLLKEITEIQKVNITNVF; encoded by the coding sequence ATGAAAAATATTTTTACTTCTTTTGTAATATTTGTATTACTCATTATTACTATATCAATTTCAATACATTATCTCAATACTAAATATTATTATTATAGTGATAAAATAGACTCACTAGAAGAATTAGTTTCTAAAGATGATTGGAATAAAGCATACGATAGCTCCTTATCATTCCTCAAAAATTGGGAAAAAGATTCTAAAATGGCTACTGCTTATATACATCATGTTCATGTGGAATCCATAAGTTCCGAATTATTACAATTAACTCAATATATAAAATATCAGGATAAAGTTGAATCTTTAGCTTCTATACATGAAATCAAATTTTTATTGAAGGAAATTACAGAAATTCAAAAAGTAAACATCACGAACGTTTTTTAG
- a CDS encoding YetF domain-containing protein produces MFIVMVRTFILYILVVFVMRLMGKRQIGQLEPFELVIAIMISDLASLPMQDLRIPLIHGIIPIITLLVMQSLITLIELKSEKFSSVLTGTPSILIEHGKINIKELGTQRLSFNDLMEKLRLSGYFNISDVEYGILETSGQLSVIPKIKVTPATKQDLNVVAPEEKLPVILIIDGQIHTKNLEVIHKDKNWLYTQLKTNNISSEKEVFIAALDSSGQFFCQCKDNIN; encoded by the coding sequence ATGTTCATAGTAATGGTACGAACATTTATATTGTATATTTTAGTTGTATTTGTTATGCGTTTAATGGGCAAAAGACAAATAGGTCAATTAGAACCTTTTGAACTTGTAATTGCAATTATGATTTCAGATCTTGCCTCATTACCTATGCAAGATTTACGAATTCCGCTTATACATGGAATAATACCTATAATTACATTACTTGTAATGCAATCCTTAATAACATTAATAGAATTAAAAAGTGAAAAATTTAGTTCTGTTTTAACAGGTACTCCAAGCATACTAATTGAACACGGAAAAATAAATATAAAAGAACTTGGAACTCAACGATTAAGTTTTAATGATTTAATGGAAAAATTAAGACTGTCTGGTTACTTTAATATTTCGGATGTAGAATACGGGATACTAGAAACTAGTGGACAGTTATCTGTAATTCCTAAAATTAAAGTTACTCCTGCAACAAAGCAAGACTTAAATGTAGTAGCACCCGAAGAAAAATTACCTGTAATTCTAATAATAGATGGTCAAATTCATACAAAAAATCTTGAAGTAATACATAAAGATAAAAATTGGCTTTATACTCAATTAAAAACTAATAATATTTCTTCTGAAAAGGAGGTTTTTATAGCTGCTTTAGACTCTAGTGGACAATTTTTCTGTCAATGTAAAGATAATATTAATTAA
- a CDS encoding nucleoside kinase, with amino-acid sequence MNKINITLKDNKKISINKGSNLYEILKKSNLEETTSILGWFNGKIYELSHEIQEDGYFELVDPKRKISVLAYMRTLQFILIKSVRELYPGAKVRIEHSLSKGIFGEIHKETPLTITDIKNIKEKMKDIIEKNIIIHKLLVSKEKAIEIFKSYDMDAKLRMFKHVDNDKVTLYELDGLYDYFYGPMAYSTGEVQLFDLMYYEPGFILRGPTIDNCNELPKFIDQKKLAKIFYESEQWAQIIDVGDVGALNNHVVSGDIGNLIRVVEAFHEKKVAYIADMIHNRKNVKVVLIAGPSSSGKTTFARRLGIQLRVNGLMPVPISLDDYFVNREQTPKDEFGNYDFESIYALDLELFNKNLCELMEGKETRVPEFDFKTGSRSWKEQVLKLPDNGVLIIEGIHGLNEMLTSSIPKENKFKIYISALTQLNLDNHNRIATTDVRMIRRIVRDKLSRGYASEDTLKMWPSIRRGEEKNIFVFQEEADIMFNSSLIYELCVLRKYAEPELAKIKEDSEVYYEAMRLKSFLNFFKDIDKDLVPDNSILREFIGGSCFYKY; translated from the coding sequence ATGAATAAGATAAATATAACTTTAAAAGATAACAAAAAAATTTCTATAAATAAGGGTTCAAATTTATATGAAATATTAAAAAAATCAAATTTAGAAGAAACAACATCAATATTAGGTTGGTTTAATGGAAAAATATATGAATTAAGTCATGAAATACAGGAAGATGGATATTTTGAATTAGTAGATCCTAAAAGAAAAATATCAGTTCTTGCTTATATGAGAACATTACAGTTTATACTTATAAAGTCAGTTAGAGAATTATATCCTGGTGCAAAAGTTCGAATTGAACATTCACTAAGTAAGGGTATTTTCGGAGAAATTCATAAGGAAACTCCATTGACGATTACAGATATAAAAAATATTAAAGAAAAGATGAAAGATATTATAGAAAAAAATATCATAATTCATAAGTTATTAGTTTCTAAAGAAAAAGCAATTGAAATTTTTAAAAGTTATGATATGGATGCTAAATTAAGAATGTTTAAACATGTAGATAATGATAAAGTGACTTTATATGAATTAGATGGATTGTATGATTATTTTTATGGACCAATGGCGTATTCTACAGGAGAGGTACAATTATTTGATTTAATGTATTATGAGCCAGGCTTTATTTTGAGAGGACCAACCATAGATAATTGCAATGAATTACCAAAATTTATTGATCAAAAAAAATTGGCAAAAATATTTTATGAAAGTGAACAGTGGGCACAAATAATAGATGTTGGAGATGTAGGAGCTTTAAATAATCATGTAGTAAGTGGTGATATAGGAAATTTAATAAGAGTAGTAGAAGCTTTTCATGAAAAGAAAGTAGCTTATATTGCTGATATGATTCATAATAGAAAAAATGTAAAAGTAGTATTAATTGCAGGACCATCATCTTCAGGTAAAACTACATTTGCAAGAAGACTTGGAATACAATTAAGAGTTAATGGATTAATGCCTGTTCCAATATCTCTTGATGATTATTTTGTTAATAGAGAGCAAACACCTAAAGATGAATTTGGAAACTATGATTTTGAATCTATATATGCATTAGATTTAGAACTATTTAATAAAAATTTATGTGAACTCATGGAAGGAAAAGAAACTAGGGTACCTGAATTTGATTTTAAAACAGGATCAAGAAGTTGGAAAGAGCAGGTTTTAAAGCTTCCGGATAATGGAGTGCTTATAATAGAAGGAATTCATGGATTAAATGAAATGCTAACATCTTCAATACCTAAAGAAAATAAATTTAAAATATATATAAGTGCATTAACGCAATTAAATTTAGATAATCATAATAGAATAGCTACAACTGATGTTAGAATGATAAGAAGAATAGTACGAGATAAATTATCAAGAGGATATGCGTCAGAAGATACATTAAAAATGTGGCCGTCTATAAGAAGAGGGGAAGAAAAAAATATTTTTGTTTTCCAAGAAGAGGCAGATATTATGTTTAACTCTAGTTTAATTTACGAGCTATGTGTATTAAGAAAATATGCAGAACCTGAACTTGCAAAAATAAAAGAAGATAGTGAAGTGTATTATGAAGCAATGAGACTTAAGAGTTTCTTAAACTTTTTCAAAGATATAGATAAAGATTTGGTTCCTGATAATTCTATATTAAGAGAATTTATAGGTGGTAGTTGTTTTTATAAATATTAA